Within Scomber japonicus isolate fScoJap1 chromosome 1, fScoJap1.pri, whole genome shotgun sequence, the genomic segment GACTAAAATCAGACTAAGATGTCAAGACCTTTAGTCGACTACAATGTGACCAAAaaaatagtatagtacagtggATTAAATATCACAAAAACTAACAAGGGCATTtgacacaataataatactaaatcaaaaaaaacagctgacatAATTAACACCAGGAGATCACGTGATGTAGTTCTActatctgtccactagatggagccaacTGAACATCTAATGAACTAAAGATCAGCTCAACATCATCAGCTGCTGTTAGTATCCGGTGTTTGACCTTTGGAGAGCTGAATGTAAACTACAATTTATTACTCAtttgtagtttactgtaatattcATTATAGATTTTTAtactttgtgttttatctgaTTTCCAACATTTCTGCTGCCTTtgctttttctccttctttatttcattcCTCGCTTTAGTTTCATTAGATGGTGTACGAGTGAATTTCTTTTCATACCAACACAAAATTATTCCACTGTTAAAagatcaaacagacacactttctacattaaacatttttattggaatgataaaaaatcaaaataacatCCCAAAATATTCCTGCATAGAATAAAGTGTTCTTAAAAATATCCCAAAAGTAATTTAGTACACCATAACAATAGCAGCTTAATGAGTTTAATCAAATGTGCCTCAAAATAACTTAGAATAACAATTAAGTTTatattcaatttgaaataataagCCAGACTTTTTACATGCACCAGTACCTaatgtcttaaaacaaacaaatgcagtataaaatgaataaagattCAAATGAAATATCTGATTGAGGTATAAATAAAGCAGATACAACACATAGCAGCCATGTCACGGAGAGCTGTGTCAGAGACAAAATGACTCACTCTGTTTGACTTGTTAGGACTATAGAAACACTCTGATTGTACAGTGATGTTACAAAGTGGAGCATCTTGCCTCTCACACGATCTTTGGTCAAGTACAGAAATATGAACTGACAACAGACGAGTTTCATTTGGTCATCAAGTGACAGAATGAATTAGTGACAGCTGATATGATGcagaagaaaccagaaaatattcacatttaagaagctggaatcagggAATTTGGGATTTTTTCCTTATACTGTATTGACTCAAAACATTaagtttttaatcaaataacatcagtgtttttgtgcttctcatatgtgttttatctcaccatcattaaaaaaatctattcatGGCATAATTGTTGACAACATCCTCACTTTACtgacaatggataatataacaagcttttaaaatacgtgtgtgtgatgtttgacttcagcagctgatcttcagtcagcatagtttctgtccacaggagagactctccctcctacagaggaaccagagagactgaggaaCCAGACCTGGACCAGTAGAccccaaacccagcatacagaggttcagtgaatgtggtgttgaaggtgtggaggtggatcagtctGTCAGaagagactctgtagaaggacagagtgccagcaggacagcccacatacactgctactctgttagagacagaggaggaggaggaggaggaggaggaggaggaggaggaggaggagaaggggatgGATATTTCTCTGTTCTCATGACAGACAGCGTAATGACCATCATCACAGCAGcccagactccaggactgatcattcttTCCAAACACACTGCCATCTCTGCGACCTTTCCTTTTGATTCCTCTGTAAGTCACTGATATAAAAACCTCTCCTGTCCACtcaacctcccagtaacagcgaccagtcagaacatttctacacagcagctgaagccagctgtcaaatctgtctggatgatcaggatatgactgaacctcctccacacgtgtcaccttcctgttgttgtcagacagtttgaggtttctgtgtattgtgtttggatccagttccagttcacaggcatctgatggagagaacgagacacaatacagctgcagtttatcatctgttgattctTTAACAACTATCACTGAAataaaaccattcaaacttaaaccatctccatgacaactgaggaagaccatgagatgtaaCTGAAAACTTTGATTTTAAGTGGACATTTtgatgtttgtctgaatgtgaATTCAACAGTTCAGTTataacatgacagtgatattcagtaatattcatgtttttccatgtttggtgtaaagtgaaggtctttgcacatcaagctgaagtcagtatgaatgaatgaactttatctgcaggagagacatgagggacattttggagcaggtagtgccaccatgtggacgtttacaaaacatttctcttttagttcctgaactgtgaccaacagaaggaaacttctgtttcatggattcattggttcaagataaatgtccGTTTAGGTcacgcccatttctgccaaaacacattttccataattttgaacttttttccacttcttttacatatttcatccagtttttctcaaagttctcatgaatcaaactgaaaacacacttacacttcctcacaccaggtttcagtctctgcagtccaccatggtccatcctggaggaagagacaaagacacaatcagcttcactcatatccaccattaattATGAACCAGAGTTCCTTAGTTAGTtagagtgtctgtccatctgtccatacctgagagtgtccacctgtctgtccatacctgagagtgtccaatTGTCTGCCAATACCttagagtgtccacctgtctgtctatacctgaaagtgtccacctgtctgtccatacctgagagtgtccacatgtctgtccatacctgagaatgtccagtctccagtgtggatcctccagtccagcagacagaagcttctctcctgtgtctcctggatgattgtagctcaggtccagctctctcagatgggaggggttgtagcTCAGAGCTGaagccagagaagcacagccttcctctgtgatcagacaacctgacagactgaacacacaacaGTTAAATCAGTTCTGAGTAGTACTTCTACTTTGGATTTTCCTCTGATTGTAGCAGACAtggaagtaattatttgtattgtaATTCCTTGACTTCATGCACATTgggactttttttaaattaattaaatatataatatattcatatCTGAATGATGCAGATATTCTCACTCACATGTTGGCATAAAAGGAGTTTTACTTACTATATACATGATATTATAATACTTCAGGTCGGATAgcacacaaaatatatttatcacaCAAATCTCAATACTAAAACAATCTATATCAAAAACTAGAACATATTAAAGCCACAATATTACTTTAAAGTCATAGAAATGAgaacctgagagtttccagtgtgcAATGTAGattctccagtccagcagaaagctgcttcactcctgaatcctgcaggttgttgttactcaggtccagatctctcagactggaggactgggagctgagaactgaggacagagctgcgcAGCTTCTCTCTGAAAGGTTACAGTCACTCAGTCTGGAGAAGAATCAGAAGaacaaagtaaaaacattttatttaagttttattccttcaaagaaaaaaagaatcaggATAAgcagaacaaagaagaaaattGCAAACGTTAGTTTTCTTCTCTGAGACCACCTATggttctgtgtgcacctacagagctttgttggaggctttgaccactggcagcagcctcagaagagcctcctctgaagcagagtatttcttcaggtcaaacacatccagatctttttctgatgacagtaagatgaagcccagagctgaccactgagcaggagacagtttatctgtgaagagacttcctgatctcagggactgttggatctcctccactagagaacgatcattcagttcattcagacagtggaacagattgatgcttctctctacagacacattctcactgatcttcttcttgatgtggttgactgttttctgattggtctgtgatcgtcttcctgtctgtgtcagcagacctcgtaggagagtctgattggtctgcagtgaaagacccaggaagaagcggaggaacaagtccaggtgtccatttggactctttaaggcctcgtccacagcactctggtagaaatgGGTTGATTTGTCTCTGATCACTTTAGACCacctggatgttgtttgttctcctgccagcagattgactccagacttgatgaatgtcagatggacatgaagagcagccagaaactcctgaacactcagatggacgaagcagtacaccttgtcctggtacagccctctctcctctttaaagacctgtgtgaacactcctgagtacactgaggctgatatgatatcgatgccacactctgtcaggtctgattcatagaagatcaggttgcctttctgcagctgctcaaaagccagttttcccagagactcaatcatcttcctgctctctggactccagtgtggatctgtctcagctcctccatcatacttgaccttCTTCAGCTTGgcctgaaccaccaggaagtggatgtacatctcagtcagggtcttgggcagctctcctccctctctgcttttcaacacatgcTCCAGAACTgcagcagtgatccagcagaagactgggatgtggcacatgatgtggaggcttcgtgatgtctttatgtgggagatgatggtgctggcctgctcctcatctctgaatctcttcctgaagtactcctccttctgtaggtcagtgaaccctctgacctctgtcaccatgccaacACACTctggagggatctgattggctgctgcaggtcgtgtagttatccagaggcgagcagagggaagcagtttccccctgatgaggtttgtcagcagcacatccactgaggtggactctgtaacatcagtcaggatctcagtgttgtggaagtccagaggaagtcgacactcatccagaccgtcaaagatgaacacaacctggaactcttcaaacctgcagattcctgcttctttggtttcagtaaagaagtgatgaacaagttccaccaagctgtactttttctctttcagcccattcagctctctgaaagtgaatggaaatgtgaagtgtatgtcctggttggctttgtcttcagcccagtccagagtgaacttctgtgttaagactgttttcccaatgccagccactccctttgtcatcactgttctgagtgaggctttaaagatgtcttcttgtctgattgttgtttccggtctgtctggttttctggatgctgtttcaatctgtctgacctcatgttcatcattgacctctgcagtccctccctctgtgatgtagagtggtgtgtagatctgattcagaagggttgggtttcctgctttagcgatcccctcaaacagacactggaacttcttctccaggttagacttgagtttacgtcgacactttgcagtacgagctcctgaatgaacaaacaacaaattaactcagtgagtggatcctacagaaagtctcgaaatctgaacatgtaagcgtgtctgtgtagtttttcctcctccatcagttttattcagcccatcagtggaggacaaacagcctctgatctgatgcagatgtgtgcagcatatttacagcagagtttgaaatataaacctctcccatgttgcctccatttcctctccatcatgttaaaatctgttaaaatcctcttactgctctgcagacgctcagccagctcctcctgcttcattctcctcaggaagtgcactgtgatcttcaaaaatgcctctctgctgctccttctctgctcttcctcctcaccatccaacacctcctcatcctcactctgactctctaagcattttgggtaatctggactcagacccctctggactctcttcagctcgttcttcacaaaagtgatgatgttctcctccagcagctggaacagaaagataaagtgaacatttcatttaaactggtagaacacaacatgtgattcatgtgtcagtctgaaggcctgctggtcttattttcatttacaaaatgttttaccTCATTGAGTCTTGGTATATAGTGCTGGTGTTTTTGGATCATTAAACAACTTAGGAGGGCTGCATGGCAAAGTCTGATATAATATTCTGTCAAAGTTTGTTGTTTCACTATTTCAGCTCCAGTTGTCTCTCCCGCTACCACACTCTGTACTGTCTGACTCCACAACGCAATATTCAGCCTTGTATCATGATTTAAATTATCCACCTTTCATTAATGTTTCACACTCATATAGTACTTGTTATATTCTTtcattgtattttcattttcttgattgttttcctttttataatcTAGTTTCTATACTTATTTCAACACATCTCCTGTCTTTTAGTagacatattattttatttattccttattttatctttatctttgttttcccAACTTATATTTCTGGTTTAACTAACTTTACTTTCTATCTTTTACATCTTCGATTGTCTTTTattattcctgtttttgttttgtttttttaacatggtCATTTACTGTTTATGCATAGATAGGGGgtgatttgtatttttttgtgtaaagcactttcttttacatcacatttgtatgagaagtgctatacaaatataGTCTGTTTGAATAATTAATTGATCATTGATAGTTTTCTTCAAAGGTATActgatattttaaagtgtttatacATTTAGTATGACATTTTTCAGTATGCTTTTTCCTACCACTACATGACATGACGTGACATGGACTGTATTAGAAAACCCACATTTTACTGTCCTTGAAGGCACCACTACAGAAAACGAGGAAACATAGTTTGTTGTCTAATGCATATCTCTAAAGTCCGCTAGGTGACAACTTTTACCAGTAACTGAGTGGAGAGCTCTGGGTGCAGGCAACAtgttaaacaaattaaacattgtTCTTTGAATATACTGTCCACATTGTAAATGATAATatgtaataatcataataataataatggtaatagtGGTatatttgtacatgtacacaccataaatatggagtccagctgtgtttgatgctgctgtgcagactgatcactgggaacctctgagctctgctgctgaactctgtggagaaaacatcacaacatttaatgactcaaatctgcacacAGCTTATtaaatgttctgtcatgatgagacattttagatttttttctcttcttctataaatgaaaaatattcttGTGTCTAACAATCCTTTCTATCAATTATAAATGTGTTCAGTCAGTTTATCAATCCTGAGATCAATATTCTGACCTTTGCTCAGCAGGGTTCATCTTTGAAGTTAGCTCAAGACAGACACATCCAAGTtagctgctgctctgattattgatgtgatgttttcaaagttacacacacatattgatataGTGACCATGTTGGTGTCTTATAACAGTGAGCTCTTTGACGTGTGACTGTTGCACAGGtgaacactgtgatgtcactgctgaaactatatattgattcctcttctcaggagagtcaggtaataacaaacttcacttttaaattcttaccttccatcagcaggttgtccatctttaaagtcAATAAGGTCacccatagaccagtcactcttcatggacacacagctgggttcaggagagtctgctctctgctgctgcatcctgatacaaataaaacagttcATTCAACAATTTCATAACATGTTTTGATTTGAATGGCATCATAAACATTTAGTTTGGATTGtttagaagagaggaggggggagaagaagaaagagaaagtaaagTTGATATGATATTAAACTGGTATAAAcatagactgaaaaaaaaaaacattggatgtagtcactgtgatgtcacccaGTGGTTTGTAGTGTTTGAAGCATCGAGTTTGACAATTTAACATCACTATCTTGGATTTGAATGGtgccatctttgatttttggagccagaactGATCGTATTTGGACAAGATGGTGGAGCTGACTCATTAGAAGATGTTTTACTACAACTAAACacagtatataatataacactgaACTCTTTGACATGTGACTGTTGCACAGGtgaacactgtgatgtcactgctgaaactatatattgatTCCTCTTCTCAGGAGAGTTAGATAATAACacacttcacttttaaattcttaccttccatcagcaggtcgtccatctttaaagttaaaaggaTGAtccatagaccggtcactcttcatggacacacagctgggttcaggagagtctgctctctgctgctgcatcctgatacaatcaaggtttaaaaagatgaattttgagcagactgtcagcagctgaagttttagaagcagaatgaaaatcagtaagaagacagtggatgagaaacgttctcctgttcatcaaaatgtcatctgatgaaagatgctgtctcatcttagttgattagttgactaatcagtggttgagctctttgttaactcacaaagttagtagttcattctgacttattattcagtagttgagtgtcagatgtgacagtgagtgtgaataatgatggtggagtgatgtgagtggagaacagtgatggacagttagagatcctcatctcacctctgagctttggtctggctgtcatgttccccacacagagagcttttagagggagggactccctcctctctgtcctcactctgatccatagcagagaaacagctgctgggagagctgcactcactcactacaaCATGGTTTCATCACAGGACACATTAGTTCTCATTCATCTCTCTAACATGTCAAAAATACTGTAGaaaacagagaagcagcagctctTCCCATCAGACACACTGAGCAGGTCCATCTGAGGACTCTGCAGCCTCTGGGACAGTTCACAACATGGACTGTAAAAGAGCTTTCAGTCAAACCAAGTCTGTCTCAGTGTTGGAGGATGGTTGTTTTTTGGATTAAAATGCACCACAGCCAAGTTGATTCAAGCTGTTTGACAAGTTCAGACACTCCCTGCATTTTTCACTGATGACATCTTAGATTACAATCAAATTGCTGTTGGTTCAACCTGAGATCCACTAACAGTAAAACAAGGAAATCATTCTCAAACTGCTCACCTTTAACtcataaagacacacataatCAAGAATCAAATCCTCTGTAAAACCAAAAGTATTAAATAAATCTAGTAAAACAGATAATTATCATCAGAAACAGTTCTACTGTCCAGTCAAACAGTGATTCAACACAATGTGATCAAACTGATGGttcatcagacatttacagatttctctggTAGGATTCTCACCTGCTGAAGTCTCTTCAGGTCAATTTACAGACACTTTCCACCTTCATGTGTAGAGGAAACATCAGGAGAGAAGAAGCTGATAATTCTCCCTCgtcagtcctgctgtctgtgttcatttgaTCTGAAGacgctgtcacatcctcataaCTTCAGAGTCCACAtctaaaaaacacatcagagtgaCGTCAAAACCAGTCTAACCTCTAGcagaaacacagtcagtatcagaTATCCCACATAACATGAACATAAtctccactagatggcagcacaACAGCACAGATTAAAAGCTCCATCACCTCTTAACCCTCCTTTACACAAGTTACTCtcagtttcttcttcactgatgtttctgtttttacagcAGCTCACATTGTGTTTTGGGATTGAATGAGTTGTGTTCAAATTCTGGatggacaaataaataaatccactAAGTAAAACACTCCAGCTCATTGAGAgtaagtttttttcttctttggccTCTGTCTTCAAACCTTTCTACACACGTCATCAATCTGGCTATCATTCTTTCTTAATCTTCAGAAGAAGATTTGACTACACAAGGTTGATTTCAGAAATTAaagcctttctttctttctttctttctttctttctttctttctttctttctttctttctttcttgtgacaagtttttagtagtttttggacaacaacatgtctacagcacagagggataagatatatcagactcTGATACACATTGTTGTTTGGATCTAAATATGAGATTtgttgaaatataaataaacatataaattaaaGAATTTTCCAATACACTGATGCACAGTGCAAAAACATTGATATTGCTTATGTACATAAGTTAAAATAAGATCAGATCAGATAAAATATGATGAACCTTTAGTGATCCCACTTGGGAGGAATTCAGAGtgctccctcttcttctccgcCTACTCCAGTAGCACACAGTACTGTGGCTCTCACAAGCTCCCCCTGGTGACCAACTCAGGTACTGACACATCCCCTGGTCCATCGCCCTTACCATGGTCCACTGTCTCCAAATGGCTGTCATTAAGCTACTTCCACTGATGTGATTAACTGGTTCCcaattcctgtttttatttcacattacaAATCAATGCACAGGTACAGGTGTGGACAAACTGTTAATCATGGTGTCCTAGTTAATCCAGCCAGGTCAGCTAACACCAAACCTCACATCAGCAATCTAACCCTTGGGTTATTTAACATCCGTTcactgtccttggccccctcctgttcattatttatcttcttcctcttggtcacattctcaggaaatttgataTAATTCCACTGTTACACTGATGATACCCAGCTCtacctttccactaagcctactttcACTCTGCCACCCATAGCTCTAGGCACCTGTTGCATTTCTAATCATTCATCATGTGTACTTCATCAGGTAATGATAACATTAATCTTGTTAGATGAGTgagaaaaagactaaaatgacGTCCCGTGGTTAGAATAGATTGAaagaaatgttaattaaaattaTTCTGCTTTCAAATACTAAAAAAGACTATCAAAGACTGAAATAAGTTTCATGGACTAAAACACTTTGGGTTTCCTTTTGACTAAAATCAGACTAAAATACCAAGACCTTTAGTCGACTAAAGTGTGACAAACAAATAGTATAAAGTGGATTAAATATCACAAAACTAACAAGGGCATTTGACACAATACTAatactaaattaaaaaatagttgACAAAATTAACATCAGTAGAAACCCAGTCAGGGTCAGATATCACACTTCACATGATGTAGTTTTAATATatgtccactagatggagccaacTGAACATCTAATGAGCTAAAGATCAGCTCAGCATCATCAGCTGCTGTTAGTGTCTCTGACCAACAACATCATTCAACAATTAGAATCAACTgactttgatgttttttatcCAAAACATGAATATCTGACATCTCTGAGattattttttagattttctACTAAACTCTTCCATTACATGCATCTTTCGGGGTGTTATCGGGTGTTAGACCTTTGGAGAGCTGAAACTAAACTACGACATGTTATTCAattgtagtttactgtaatattcATTATAGATTTTTAtactttgtgttttatcttaCCTTTGTGCTGCCTTtgctttttctccttctttatttAATTCCTCGCTTTAGTTTCATTAGATGGTGTACGAGTGAATTTCTTTTCATaccaacaaaaaataattcCACTGTTAAAAGaccaaacagacacattttctacattaaacagttttattggaataataaaaaaaatgaaaataatatccCAAATTATCCCTGCATAGAATAAAGTGCTTCTTACAAATATCACAAAAGTAATTTAGCACACCATAACAATAGCAGCTTAATGAGTTTAATCAAATGTGACtcaaaataatttataataataacaattaagTTTatattcaatttgaaataataagCCAGACTTTTTACATGCACCAGTACCTAATGTCTTAAAACAAACCAATGcagtataaaatgaataaagaaaagattaaaatgaaatatctgATTGAGGTATAAATAAAGCAGATAAAA encodes:
- the LOC128371046 gene encoding NLR family CARD domain-containing protein 3-like → MDQSEDREEGVPPSKSSLCGEHDSQTKAQRMQQQRADSPEPSCVSMKSDRSMDHPFNFKDGRPADGRMQQQRADSPEPSCVSMKSDWSMGDLIDFKDGQPADGRVQQQSSEVPSDQSAQQHQTQLDSIFMLLEENIITFVKNELKRVQRGLSPDYPKCLESQSEDEEVLDGEEEEQRRSSREAFLKITVHFLRRMKQEELAERLQSRARTAKCRRKLKSNLEKKFQCLFEGIAKAGNPTLLNQIYTPLYITEGGTAEVNDEHEVRQIETASRKPDRPETTIRQEDIFKASLRTVMTKGVAGIGKTVLTQKFTLDWAEDKANQDIHFTFPFTFRELNGLKEKKYSLVELVHHFFTETKEAGICRFEEFQVVFIFDGLDECRLPLDFHNTEILTDVTESTSVDVLLTNLIRGKLLPSARLWITTRPAAANQIPPECVGMVTEVRGFTDLQKEEYFRKRFRDEEQASTIISHIKTSRSLHIMCHIPVFCWITAAVLEHVLKSREGGELPKTLTEMYIHFLVVQAKLKKVKYDGGAETDPHWSPESRKMIESLGKLAFEQLQKGNLIFYESDLTECGIDIISASVYSGVFTQVFKEERGLYQDKVYCFVHLSVQEFLAALHVHLTFIKSGVNLLAGEQTTSRWSKVIRDKSTHFYQSAVDEALKSPNGHLDLFLRFFLGLSLQTNQTLLRGLLTQTGRRSQTNQKTVNHIKKKISENVSVERSINLFHCLNELNDRSLVEEIQQSLRSGSLFTDKLSPAQWSALGFILLSSEKDLDVFDLKKYSASEEALLRLLPVVKASNKALLSDCNLSERSCAALSSVLSSQSSSLRDLDLSNNNLQDSGVKQLSAGLENLHCTLETLSLSGCLITEEGCASLASALSYNPSHLRELDLSYNHPGDTGEKLLSAGLEDPHWRLDILRMDHGGLQRLKPGVRKYACELELDPNTIHRNLKLSDNNRKVTRVEEVQSYPDHPDRFDSWLQLLCRNVLTGRCYWEVEWTGEVFISVTYRGIKRKGRRDGSVFGKNDQSWSLGCCDDGHYAVCHENREISIPFSSSSSSSSSSSSSSSVSNRVAVYVGCPAGTLSFYRVSSDRLIHLHTFNTTFTEPLYAGFGVYWSRSGSSVSLVPL